One genomic region from Streptomyces sp. NBC_01304 encodes:
- a CDS encoding HAD family hydrolase, protein MRYDLVIFDNDGVLVDSEPISNTILAGYLTELGHPTSYEESVRDYMGAAVHRVHDLVEERTGQKLPEDFDATLHSRILTGFERELKPVVGVADVLAKLTEEGTPYCVASSGSHDRIRAGHHQTGIDEWFEEEWIFSSEDVGQGKPAPDLFLHAADRMGVPPENCLVIEDSPLGVQAALAAGMAVYGFTAMTPADRLEGATAYFGDMGQLLQMLD, encoded by the coding sequence ATGCGCTACGACCTGGTCATCTTCGACAACGACGGCGTCCTTGTGGACAGTGAGCCGATCTCCAACACGATCCTCGCCGGCTACCTCACCGAGCTGGGCCACCCGACCTCGTACGAGGAGTCCGTCCGTGACTACATGGGGGCCGCCGTCCACCGTGTGCACGACCTCGTCGAGGAGCGGACCGGGCAGAAGCTGCCCGAGGATTTCGACGCCACGCTGCACTCCCGCATCCTCACGGGCTTCGAGCGCGAGCTGAAGCCCGTCGTCGGCGTCGCCGATGTGCTCGCCAAGCTCACCGAAGAGGGCACCCCCTACTGCGTCGCCTCCTCCGGCAGCCACGACAGGATCAGGGCCGGACACCACCAGACCGGCATCGACGAGTGGTTCGAGGAGGAGTGGATCTTCAGCTCCGAGGACGTGGGCCAGGGCAAGCCGGCGCCGGACCTCTTCCTGCACGCGGCCGACCGGATGGGCGTACCGCCCGAGAACTGTCTCGTGATCGAGGACAGCCCGCTCGGAGTCCAGGCCGCGCTCGCTGCCGGAATGGCCGTCTACGGGTTCACCGCGATGACGCCGGCCGACCGCCTCGAAGGAGCCACTGCCTATTTCGGGGATATGGGACAGCTTCTCCAAATGCTTGACTGA
- a CDS encoding GlxA family transcriptional regulator: MRPQRIALITFPGIRAFDVSVITEVWGSDRRLRGVPPFELRRVAADPDTPVPLRGGLTLTPDRPLGWLAEADLVLVPGIEDPDDDAPAPVLEALRQAHAARTPVASLCAGAFVLARAGLLDGRRAVTHWHLADTLAARYPQITVDPGALFVEDSGIWTSAGTAAGIDLCLHLVRTTHGAEAAATIARAMVTAPFRSGTQAQFIERPTPRADRDADTLAEVRAYALAHLEEPHTVADLAARAGMSPRSFARHFHATTGTTPLHWLITQRITAAQKLLERTDHPLPEVARRAGFGSEVTMRQHFAAHLATSPSAYRATFTRPARPEVDTALPHT; encoded by the coding sequence ATGCGACCGCAGCGCATCGCCCTGATCACGTTCCCCGGCATCCGGGCCTTCGACGTCTCCGTCATCACCGAGGTCTGGGGCTCCGACCGCCGCCTCCGCGGCGTCCCGCCCTTCGAGCTCCGCCGCGTCGCTGCCGACCCGGACACACCCGTCCCCCTGCGAGGCGGTCTCACCCTCACCCCGGACCGCCCGCTCGGCTGGCTCGCCGAGGCGGACCTCGTCCTGGTCCCGGGCATCGAGGACCCGGACGATGACGCCCCGGCCCCCGTACTCGAAGCCCTCCGCCAAGCGCACGCCGCCCGGACTCCGGTCGCCTCCCTCTGCGCGGGAGCCTTCGTCCTGGCCCGTGCCGGACTCCTCGACGGCCGCCGAGCAGTCACTCACTGGCACCTGGCCGACACCCTCGCCGCCCGATACCCGCAGATCACCGTCGACCCCGGCGCGCTGTTCGTGGAGGACTCCGGCATCTGGACCTCGGCAGGCACAGCAGCAGGCATCGACCTCTGCCTCCACCTGGTGCGTACGACCCACGGAGCCGAGGCGGCAGCCACCATCGCCCGCGCGATGGTCACCGCCCCCTTCCGCTCGGGCACTCAAGCCCAGTTCATCGAGCGCCCCACGCCCCGCGCCGACCGTGACGCGGACACCTTGGCCGAGGTCCGCGCCTACGCCCTGGCCCACCTCGAAGAACCGCACACCGTCGCAGACCTCGCTGCCCGCGCGGGTATGTCCCCGCGCAGCTTCGCCCGGCACTTCCATGCCACCACCGGCACCACCCCGCTGCACTGGCTCATCACGCAGCGCATCACCGCCGCCCAGAAGCTCCTCGAGCGCACCGACCACCCGCTGCCCGAGGTCGCCCGCCGAGCCGGCTTCGGCAGCGAGGTCACCATGCGCCAGCACTTCGCCGCCCACCTCGCGACCAGCCCCAGCGCCTACCGGGCCACCTTCACGAGGCCCGCCCGCCCCGAAGTTGACACTGCCCTTCCGCATACGTAA
- a CDS encoding helix-turn-helix domain-containing protein, giving the protein MAADQRPLSEVHFLTVAEVASAMRVSKMTVYRLVHSGHLPAIRVGRSFRVPENSVHEYLRDSFVGIETG; this is encoded by the coding sequence ATGGCTGCTGACCAGAGGCCTCTGAGCGAGGTGCATTTCCTGACCGTGGCGGAAGTCGCCTCGGCGATGCGAGTGTCGAAGATGACCGTGTACCGCCTGGTACACAGCGGTCATCTGCCTGCGATCCGGGTGGGGAGGTCGTTCCGGGTGCCGGAGAACTCTGTGCACGAGTACCTTCGTGACTCGTTCGTGGGGATCGAAACCGGCTGA
- a CDS encoding cysteine hydrolase family protein translates to MEIAENAALVVIDVQKGFEEEFWGKRNNPDAEGNIAALIDHWQESGRPVVFVRHDSPAESRSPLRLGHVGNDFKDFVQERRGKGRGPEVLVTKTVNSAFYGEPSLDVWLKEAGIGQIVIAGIQTNMCNETTARMGGNLGYDVVFPLDAMHTFDLAGPFGWSASGDELSRATAVSLHGGRFAKVVTTEDVLRAAG, encoded by the coding sequence ATGGAGATCGCGGAGAACGCAGCGCTTGTTGTCATCGACGTACAGAAGGGCTTCGAGGAGGAGTTCTGGGGGAAGCGGAACAATCCGGATGCCGAGGGGAACATCGCGGCGCTGATCGACCACTGGCAGGAGTCGGGGCGGCCGGTCGTGTTCGTACGGCATGACTCGCCGGCGGAGTCGCGGTCGCCGTTGCGGCTCGGGCACGTGGGCAATGACTTCAAGGACTTCGTGCAGGAGCGGCGGGGGAAGGGCCGGGGCCCGGAGGTGCTCGTGACGAAGACCGTGAACTCGGCCTTCTACGGGGAGCCGAGTCTGGATGTCTGGCTGAAGGAGGCGGGGATCGGGCAGATCGTCATCGCCGGTATCCAGACGAACATGTGCAACGAGACGACCGCGCGGATGGGCGGGAACCTCGGGTACGACGTGGTGTTTCCGCTCGATGCCATGCACACCTTCGATCTCGCCGGGCCCTTCGGGTGGTCGGCGAGCGGCGATGAGCTGTCGCGGGCCACGGCGGTCTCGCTGCACGGGGGAAGGTTCGCGAAGGTCGTGACGACCGAGGACGTGCTGCGGGCCGCGGGCTGA
- the proC gene encoding pyrroline-5-carboxylate reductase: MTQKVAVLGTGKIGEALLSGMIRAGWTPADLLVTTRRPERAEELRTRYAVDPVTNAEAAKHAETLILACKPQDMAKLLDELAPHITPDRLVISAAAGITTAFIEERLPDSTPVIRVMPNTPVLVDEGMSVISAGSHAGAADLAHAEAIFGAVGKTLNVPESQQDACTALSGSGPAYFFYLVEAMTDAGILLGLPRDKAHDLIVQSAIGAAVMLRDSGEHPVKLRENVTSPAGTTINAIRELENHGVRAALIAALEAARDRSRALASGNG, translated from the coding sequence ATGACACAGAAGGTCGCAGTCCTCGGCACCGGCAAGATCGGCGAGGCCCTGCTCAGCGGAATGATCCGCGCAGGCTGGACACCGGCCGACCTCCTGGTCACCACCCGCCGCCCGGAGCGAGCCGAAGAACTCCGCACCCGCTACGCCGTGGACCCCGTCACCAACGCCGAAGCGGCAAAGCACGCCGAAACCCTGATCCTCGCCTGCAAGCCGCAGGACATGGCCAAGCTCCTCGACGAACTGGCCCCCCACATCACCCCCGACCGCCTGGTCATCAGCGCGGCGGCCGGCATCACCACGGCCTTCATCGAGGAACGCCTCCCCGACAGCACCCCGGTCATCCGCGTCATGCCGAACACCCCGGTCCTGGTCGACGAGGGCATGTCCGTCATCTCCGCCGGCTCGCACGCAGGCGCCGCCGACCTCGCCCACGCAGAGGCGATCTTCGGCGCCGTCGGCAAGACCCTGAACGTGCCCGAGTCCCAGCAGGACGCCTGCACGGCCCTCTCCGGCTCGGGACCGGCGTACTTCTTCTACCTCGTCGAGGCCATGACCGACGCGGGCATCCTCCTCGGCCTGCCCCGCGACAAGGCCCACGACCTGATCGTCCAGTCCGCGATCGGCGCCGCGGTGATGCTCCGCGACAGCGGCGAACACCCGGTCAAGCTCCGCGAGAACGTCACGTCCCCGGCCGGCACCACCATCAACGCGATCCGCGAACTCGAGAACCACGGCGTACGCGCAGCCCTCATCGCCGCCCTCGAAGCCGCCCGCGACCGCAGCCGCGCCCTCGCCTCCGGCAACGGCTGA
- a CDS encoding 30S ribosomal protein bS22 — protein MGSVIKKRRKRMAKKKHRKLLKRTRVQRRNKK, from the coding sequence GTGGGCTCTGTTATCAAGAAGCGGCGCAAGCGGATGGCTAAGAAGAAGCACCGCAAGCTGCTCAAGCGCACTCGCGTTCAGCGTCGCAACAAGAAGTAA
- a CDS encoding acetoin utilization protein AcuC, which produces MSGRAQLMWDEAVTGYDFGPEHPMDPVRLALTRGLVGAFGLDKALDVVSAKAAGDSTLRLVHREDYVEAVKAASADPGSADGSYGLGTVDDPAFAGMHEVSALIAGQSVGAAEAVWRGDVAHAVNFAGGLHHAMPGGAAGFCIYNDAALAIARLLELGAERVAYIDVDVHHGDGVQAAFWEDPRVLTISLHEHPRTLFPQTGWPEETGAAEGGAVNVALPAGTGDAGWLRAFHAVVPELLAEFRPQVLVTQHGADTHFEDPLAHLAVSLDAQRAVQVACHDLAHEYADGRWVALGGGGYAVVDVVPRSWTHLVAIAAGRPIAPEAEVPEEWRHEVFARTRQLAPSRMTDGRVPEWQDWEDGYDPADRLDQAILATRRAVFPLRGLLP; this is translated from the coding sequence ATGAGCGGCCGCGCACAGCTGATGTGGGACGAGGCAGTAACGGGCTATGACTTCGGGCCCGAGCATCCGATGGACCCGGTGCGGCTCGCGCTGACCCGGGGCCTCGTCGGAGCGTTCGGGCTGGACAAGGCGTTGGACGTCGTGTCGGCGAAGGCGGCCGGGGATTCGACGCTCAGGCTCGTGCACCGCGAGGACTATGTGGAGGCGGTCAAGGCCGCTTCCGCCGATCCCGGGTCGGCCGACGGGTCGTACGGCCTCGGCACCGTGGACGATCCGGCCTTCGCCGGGATGCACGAGGTGTCCGCGCTGATCGCCGGGCAGTCCGTGGGGGCGGCCGAGGCGGTGTGGCGGGGCGATGTGGCGCATGCGGTGAACTTCGCCGGTGGGCTGCACCATGCGATGCCGGGGGGTGCCGCCGGGTTCTGCATCTACAACGACGCGGCCCTCGCGATCGCGCGGCTCCTTGAGTTGGGGGCCGAGCGGGTCGCGTACATCGATGTGGACGTGCACCACGGGGACGGCGTACAGGCGGCGTTCTGGGAGGACCCGCGGGTTCTGACGATCTCGCTGCACGAGCATCCGCGGACGCTCTTTCCGCAGACCGGGTGGCCGGAGGAGACCGGTGCGGCGGAGGGCGGCGCGGTGAATGTGGCGCTGCCGGCCGGGACGGGCGATGCCGGGTGGCTGCGCGCCTTTCACGCGGTGGTGCCCGAGTTGCTCGCCGAGTTCCGGCCACAGGTCCTCGTCACCCAGCACGGTGCCGATACGCACTTCGAGGATCCGCTGGCGCACCTGGCGGTGTCGCTGGACGCGCAGCGGGCCGTGCAGGTCGCCTGCCATGACCTGGCACATGAGTACGCGGACGGGCGTTGGGTCGCCCTCGGGGGCGGCGGATACGCGGTGGTGGACGTGGTCCCGCGGTCCTGGACGCATCTCGTCGCGATCGCGGCGGGGCGGCCGATCGCTCCCGAGGCGGAGGTGCCCGAGGAGTGGCGGCATGAAGTGTTCGCCCGGACAAGGCAGTTGGCGCCCTCGAGGATGACCGACGGCAGGGTGCCCGAGTGGCAGGACTGGGAGGACGGGTACGACCCCGCCGACCGCCTCGACCAGGCGATTCTGGCGACCCGGCGGGCTGTGTTCCCGCTGCGGGGGCTGCTGCCGTAG
- a CDS encoding phosphatase: MLSTGALRAHLLAARLAGPVATSREESLRSYRLFAARDPRVLLGLDPEWSWRDRDLIALMADKCGVSPDPRHTSGPDVIDPERTLAALDAFAARLRVAVERQAPVLFGTGHPHRLLGFYAELADALSAAGCPVLTPAKGGSVDITTRFGLRTYNLDYVRGVALVRESGAGGAGCATGAHTHSPLPVRTVLAAAAEAGGPLPELVVGDHGWVCGAGQLGIEAIGLADTDDPALFVGEAEGRVSVAVPLDDAVRSDYYRPLTRYVINRACLSQ, translated from the coding sequence GTGTTGAGCACCGGCGCCCTGCGCGCCCATCTCCTTGCGGCCCGGCTCGCCGGTCCGGTGGCCACCTCGCGGGAGGAGAGCCTGCGCAGCTATCGGCTCTTCGCCGCCCGGGACCCACGCGTACTGCTCGGACTCGATCCCGAATGGTCGTGGCGCGACCGGGATCTGATCGCGCTGATGGCCGACAAGTGCGGGGTCTCGCCCGACCCGCGGCACACCTCGGGGCCCGATGTCATCGACCCCGAACGGACGTTGGCGGCGCTCGACGCGTTCGCCGCGCGGCTGCGGGTGGCGGTGGAACGGCAGGCTCCGGTGCTGTTCGGGACCGGTCATCCGCATCGACTTCTCGGGTTCTACGCCGAGTTGGCAGACGCCCTGTCGGCGGCCGGCTGTCCCGTTCTCACTCCGGCGAAGGGTGGCTCTGTCGACATAACGACCCGGTTCGGACTACGTACGTACAACCTTGACTACGTACGAGGAGTCGCGCTGGTGCGGGAGTCCGGAGCTGGGGGCGCCGGTTGTGCGACCGGCGCACATACCCACTCGCCACTGCCGGTTCGCACCGTCCTGGCGGCCGCTGCGGAGGCCGGCGGGCCGCTGCCGGAGCTCGTCGTCGGGGACCACGGCTGGGTCTGCGGTGCAGGTCAGCTAGGTATTGAGGCGATCGGACTGGCGGATACGGATGATCCCGCGCTGTTCGTCGGAGAGGCCGAGGGGCGGGTGTCCGTCGCCGTTCCGCTTGATGACGCTGTGCGGTCTGATTACTACCGACCGCTTACTCGCTATGTAATCAATCGAGCGTGTCTGTCCCAGTAG
- a CDS encoding MFS transporter — translation MTDARLRHGRASLAVSFFVQGVTFALLVTRIPAIQDRYGISDGLLPAFLAAVPILAGVGSVTTEHLVKRVRPTTVLRWSQPVVLLALLGVGAGSEMWEAGLALGAFGLAVGALDASMNMLGVSLQRSYGRSIMLGFHAVYSLGGIAGASIAWAGAHWHLSLFVSYLPAVALLLPGALIASRWYADADAGGKETGEAGEDRAKPLVFKLLLPLCLVMTFAYIGDSTVSNWSAKYLEDVLHSSEELATVPYNIYMVTTLIGRAVGDLGVRRFGAVVVVRTGTVVAALGFAVVAVAPGPWVGMLGFTLLGLGLCVIVPQTFAAAGRLFPGNSDQAIARLNIFNYVGFLVGSPLVGAIGDAWSYRGAMVVPMLLVLVTLVYARSFAGEGDRYGDGHERPRTADVGRGSNGL, via the coding sequence ATGACGGATGCGCGGTTGCGGCACGGCAGGGCTTCCCTGGCGGTCAGTTTCTTTGTTCAGGGTGTGACTTTTGCCCTTCTTGTGACGCGAATTCCCGCGATCCAGGACCGGTACGGGATATCCGACGGGCTGCTGCCCGCCTTTCTCGCTGCTGTGCCGATCCTCGCCGGAGTCGGCAGCGTCACCACCGAGCACCTCGTCAAAAGGGTGCGGCCCACCACTGTGCTGCGCTGGTCGCAGCCCGTGGTGCTGCTGGCGCTGCTCGGGGTCGGGGCCGGTAGCGAGATGTGGGAAGCGGGCCTTGCCCTGGGGGCGTTCGGGCTCGCGGTCGGTGCGCTGGACGCGTCCATGAACATGCTGGGCGTCAGCCTGCAGCGCTCCTACGGCCGCAGCATCATGCTCGGCTTCCACGCCGTGTACAGCCTGGGCGGGATCGCCGGAGCGTCGATCGCCTGGGCGGGGGCGCACTGGCATCTGTCGCTCTTCGTCTCGTATCTGCCCGCCGTGGCACTGCTGCTGCCGGGGGCGCTGATCGCCAGTCGCTGGTACGCCGATGCGGACGCGGGCGGCAAGGAGACGGGCGAGGCCGGCGAGGACCGGGCCAAGCCGCTGGTGTTCAAGCTGCTGCTGCCGCTCTGCCTGGTGATGACCTTCGCTTACATCGGTGACTCGACCGTCTCCAACTGGAGTGCCAAGTACCTGGAGGACGTGCTCCACAGTTCGGAGGAGCTGGCGACGGTTCCGTACAACATCTACATGGTCACGACGCTGATCGGGCGGGCCGTCGGGGACCTGGGGGTGCGGCGCTTCGGGGCCGTCGTGGTGGTGCGGACGGGGACCGTGGTCGCGGCCCTCGGGTTCGCGGTGGTGGCCGTGGCGCCCGGGCCCTGGGTGGGGATGCTCGGCTTCACGCTCCTCGGGCTCGGGCTCTGTGTGATCGTGCCGCAGACCTTCGCGGCGGCGGGGCGGCTGTTCCCCGGGAACTCGGACCAGGCGATCGCGCGGCTCAACATCTTCAACTACGTGGGCTTCCTGGTCGGGTCGCCGCTCGTGGGGGCGATCGGGGATGCCTGGAGCTATCGCGGGGCGATGGTCGTGCCCATGCTCCTGGTCCTGGTGACGCTGGTGTATGCCCGCTCCTTCGCGGGGGAGGGGGACCGATACGGTGACGGGCATGAGCGGCCGCGCACAGCTGATGTGGGACGAGGCAGTAACGGGCTATGA